In Streptomyces dangxiongensis, one DNA window encodes the following:
- a CDS encoding MAB_1171c family putative transporter — protein MASILLALAAVLLRRPRRTPRSPLSNATRATAFIAATCFFWSAPVTLAAVNHATGIPNVGAPLTYSSISALSCSLIILLIHWRGGPEERIRRMTRMTVAVYGTLIVAIVLLFSLADAHTERLTDLDTYYANTPYMREMISLYLVGHLASTVVLSAVCLKWARDEVTGLLRVGLRLILAGLLLDALGFTLAKVTAVVARWLGYDLDVLSTTVAPPAAALGALIYSTGFVLPRLASAAAAERQSLATYRALTPLWSAVKDVVTAPPVAEPTWWQPWWQMPSSRLYLLEANIHDALLQLTAHFDQRVGHAAYAAAVERGERQEQARFASEREMIIDGIRRASGKGDGPADPPEKFRVTIGLVELAHAVNRLREAAPAQARIQ, from the coding sequence ATGGCGTCCATTCTTCTGGCTCTGGCCGCCGTACTTCTTCGCCGACCACGCAGGACTCCCCGCTCACCCCTGTCCAACGCCACGCGGGCCACCGCGTTCATCGCCGCCACGTGCTTCTTCTGGTCCGCTCCCGTCACCCTCGCCGCGGTCAACCACGCCACGGGCATCCCCAACGTCGGCGCCCCGCTGACCTACAGCTCGATCTCTGCCCTGAGCTGCTCCCTGATCATCCTGCTGATCCACTGGAGAGGCGGTCCCGAGGAGCGGATACGGCGGATGACCCGGATGACGGTCGCCGTCTACGGGACACTCATCGTCGCCATCGTCCTGCTGTTCAGCCTGGCGGACGCGCACACGGAGCGGCTCACCGACCTGGACACGTACTACGCCAACACCCCGTACATGCGGGAGATGATCAGCCTCTACCTCGTGGGTCACCTGGCGAGCACCGTCGTCCTGAGCGCCGTCTGCCTGAAATGGGCGCGCGACGAGGTCACCGGGCTCCTGCGCGTCGGCCTGCGACTGATCCTCGCCGGCCTCCTGCTCGACGCCCTCGGCTTCACACTCGCCAAGGTCACCGCTGTCGTCGCACGCTGGCTGGGGTACGACCTGGACGTCCTGTCCACCACCGTCGCCCCGCCGGCCGCCGCGCTCGGCGCTCTGATCTACTCCACCGGATTCGTCCTTCCACGTCTCGCGTCCGCCGCCGCCGCGGAGCGGCAGAGCCTGGCCACCTACCGTGCGCTGACACCGCTGTGGTCCGCGGTGAAGGACGTGGTGACGGCACCACCGGTCGCGGAACCGACGTGGTGGCAGCCCTGGTGGCAGATGCCGAGCAGCCGCCTCTACCTGCTCGAAGCCAACATCCATGACGCTCTGCTCCAGTTGACGGCGCACTTCGACCAACGGGTCGGCCACGCGGCGTACGCGGCCGCCGTGGAGCGTGGCGAGCGACAGGAACAGGCCCGGTTCGCCTCCGAACGCGAGATGATCATCGACGGTATCCGCCGTGCTTCGGGCAAGGGGGACGGACCTGCCGACCCGCCGGAGAAGTTCCGCGTCACCATCGGTTTGGTCGAGCTGGCGCACGCCGTGAACCGCCTCCGTGAGGCGGCGCCGGCGCAGGCGAGAATCCAGTGA